The genomic interval gatcgatgcggaccgatcaaagctacctggatcggtccacgcaccgatcccaactccgtgcttccgcgacatcgtctcgatcggtccccgcaccgatcaccGCTTTCTTTCGCCTCGCTGCGACGgccaccgatcgatcaagaaccGATCGAGAGTTTttgatccgatcggtcaccgaccgatcgagcaacagtacaccggatcggtcggtgaccgatccagagcttggtttttgcccaaaccaagttccaagacttccaaaccaatatccggtcaaccttgacctattggtacttcatcccaagcatctggtcactcccttgacctgctagaactccctgccaagtgtccggtcaatccctttgacctacttggactttccaacaccagaagtccgatcatccctgatccatctggattttcccttgcctggcttcactcaccaggactttcacctggcttcactcaccaggatttccacactgcctaacatcccagttaggactttctcactgcctggcttcactcaccaggactttcccactgcctggcttcactcaccaggactttccacactgcctaacatcccagttaggactttctcattcacctagcttcactcactaggattttcacctggcttcactcaccaggattttcccgaatgcctggcttcactcaccaggacttccaccttcacctagcttcactcactaggatttttccccccgtgccaaactccctgtttggactttccccatgccaagtctccatacttggacttttcgcgtgccaagctccctgcttggacttttccgtgccaagtcttcatacttggacttttcccgaatcaggtcaaccaggtcaaccttgacctacggttgcatcaataatctcccaaacatctattcttgtcccacatcaagaatagaactctctcacgagtgtcaaacatcaacatgcaacacaactaggtcaaccttgacctaaggttgcaccgacaatcttcccaagtcaaacatcaaaatacaactcgagtcacgtcaactcgagtcgggtcaaccaggtcaaccttgacctaaggttgcaccaacaatataaacATTTATGATTTGACTATCAACACACTtaccaaataaaaagggaaagaaTACAGGTCCAATCAAGCTCAGGAAGTTATCTTGCCAAATAACAACACTAGATAGAGAGAAAAATTATTTCCATTACAAATATTGAGAACAGAATATTAAGACAAAATTTAACATATTCAAATTAAACTTACTCTAATTCATCCCTAAACAAAAATTTTGTCAAcatctttctcttttcttttgatcCTTCTTAATGGCCACAGAAATCACCTCTCCCTTTATATACATCCATTTTATTGTTGGCAGGACTCTTGTCATCCTTCTCAACATCTACGGTGGATTTTATCTATGTCGCAACATATTTAGTAATATAAGTCAAAATCCATTCATGTTTAGTAACAATATATAATAACACACAAAAACTATTAGACTTCAAAACAATCATTCTAGGTTATGCTCCATCTACTTGTTTTATTCTCTTCTTCCTGCATTTTGGTGTTGAGCTACGAGGAGTCGCAAACATTGATGCCTTTCTTTTCACCACACGATCATCTCTATTCCTCACAGTATCCATAATAGAAGATTGAAAAAGACTGGTCTTCTCTATTTTTGAAGTAGTAACGTCACTCCCAGAAACATGCTCTTCACTTGAACTACTATTCTTTTCTACTTCCAATTTGTCACCATCAGATCCTAccaatttagtattttctttatTCAATTGAGAAATAACATCTTTTATCATTAAATCAATATTGTCATCCAAGTTAGGAGTTAGATCTTCATTCACTTCCACATTCAACTCAAATAACTTGGCAAGTTTAGACTCACCACTGACTTTGATTTCAACATTCttattatcttcaaaattaaaatttcctttctcaCAACCTATTTTTTCACTAACCGGTTCTgtctccacatcatcatgactCTTTTCTTCACTACTTGGTTCAGTCATCATCTTCTTATTAGCTAATTCATGACATCTCACACAATGCTTTTACCATCAGAATAAGAGTAATGTAGTAAAAAAATATCGTATCAtcattatttaacataaataattttattatttctatatttaccaAAGAACTTCCTTGTTTGCAGCTTAACATAATCCCCTCATCCGAAAATGATACTATATCCAACACATTTTCATAATTATAAACAAAACATCACTTTTATAAtcatatttagaaaaaaaatatactaaaaaCATAGCAACTTACCCTGCTGAAATCAATGTTGGTAAATAATCTCTTGACGACATCACGTTAGATAGAAATCTTACTCCATTCCCAACGAAACAACCAGGGAAAACACCATAAAGACTGTGCATGTCCAAATGAAGGTATTCTTTTATATAACCAAGAGTAGTACACAaagatattattataataatatgaaaTATATCACAATCGcacttcaaaaattaaaaactcatcaTTAGGTCAACAATACAAAcatctacatactttttgcttCCTTCCAATATATTGTCATTACCGGCATTATGTAAAATAAGTTGATGACATACAAATTTGTATGTTGCATCTCCCCACGAGTAATCAAAGAACCTCGTTATATTATCAATGTAGGACATAATAAATCGAGGAGTGGAATAATTACCAATAGGAAAAATAACACAGTTAAATAGAAGACAAATAAATAGCCTAACAAAATCATCCACTTCAGAATCCTTCTCTGATCTAGCTAATACAAGCAttttatcatgaattgtagtcctATTTATGTTGTTGACTTTTCCTACAAATAACCGAGCCACAAATTTGAACTCCATATTGGCATCTAAATCAATAGATTGCCCCACATGGGCCAAACCAAGGATGATGCAAAACTCGGTCGATGTGAATGGAACTACAATGTTGTCACCAAACAAGAAAGAACGTAAAAACTGCTAGAATTTATTTAATACTAAATCTATTCTGATACTACTAATTAGCATCTCAGGAATCTTGAGCCATGGAGCAAGTGGAGTGCTTTTAATCCTCGCTTTTTGCTTATTACCCAAATTGGGTCACTTCATCCAACACAACTTTGAAATATGTCAGTGAACAACGTGAACATGATTGTTTGCTACTCTTGCTCTTGCTATTCTCCACAGATTTCCCCTTAATCTCCtttaattttatagttatgattttcttttccatttctgtataaaaataaattacttaACAATTCATACTGTAAACTATAATCCATGGAAAATATGGGCATCAAAGAGAGTATATTATTCAGTTTATTGATAATCACTACACAACAACCACATATCTCATTCAATCATTTaattgaagaagataaaacacaaacacattcataaaacaaGTTGCAATTAGAAATCCAAAACTCATTTTTAATTCAAACTAACAAAATCAACCACGCTCAAACAACAAGAATAATTTATAATTCATACCATAAAGTACAAGTCATGGAAAATATGGGCATCAAAAtgcttaaattgagtatattattcGGTTTTTTGTTAATCAATACACAAAAGTAACATATATCTTTCAATTCTTTAATTAAAGAAGATAAAACACAAACACACTCAGTTGCAATTTGAAcgtcaaaactaattttatttgAGTCAGTAGAATGAACAACACCATCAAAACTAGTTTATCCATTCATACCCTAAAGTACAACCCTATAGATTTTGAGCATCAAAGTGCCTAAAGTGAGAACATTACTTAGTTTATTAATAATCACTACAAAATTTGCACATATCTCACATTCCTTGAATTGAAGAACATGCAATATAAAGTCATTCATAAAATTACAATGCAAACACCTAAACCTAATTTTATTTAACATCAACCTCACAAAATTGAAAACACCCATGaactaaagttttaatttttcgcAGAGGAATAACAAATTAGTCGAAAGCTAGGGCACACAAATTTTACTTACTGATGATTCAAGGGTTTAAGATGGTTTAGTCGGATTATGTCGCATCTCTGATTTCTGCCTTCAATGTTGATGGAAATGGTTTAGGAACGAAGCCGGAGAGTGCGTCGTTGATGGGTTGGAGTCATGGAAGTAGAGTGTGTCGTCGAATTTTGGAGTCGTGGAGGCGGAGTGCATCGCTGAGGTTTGGAGAGGCGAAGTGATGCGTGGGACGTTGGAAGAGAATGCATTTAGTTGTGCGTTTAAATCCAAAGGACAATATAGTAATTTTGCTAAGGTCGGGGAGTTAAAACAAATAAACTCGTTTGATCAAGTATCGAGAACAAATTTCTACTAACGCGAGGATTGAATGCAATTGTTTAAGTTTGCATGGGGATTTTAGAGCAATTTCCCCAACTCGTAGCAAATTTGTTCCATCTTATAaaccaaaacttagctatttgccAAAGTATTAATCTCCATCTTAAAATACTAATCTTGCCAAAGTAAGCTCTATGAAAATTTGGAAATTGTAAACTTATTTTCCTTGTCTGTATTACTGGTCTTCAATTCCTTCAGAAGTCTCAATCCTTGTTCCTGCAAATATCACTTAAATTCAGATAGATATTGCCAGTCGTTGTCCGTGAATACGGAAGCATGTATTTTGAACATGCTGAGCTCCAGCTGGTCATATCTATGGTGATGCAGTAATCTAATGGCTTTCGCAAAATGtaaagtttctagtcttttggcaGAACCTCCTGTGCGGTCAGAATTGATTGCATTTAATGCTAGATCTGCATCGTGATGATATCATGATAGTAATTTCAGAATAAATGCCGCGAGGGCCGGGATATCAGCTGTGGATCTTAGTGGGAAGAACACAAATGAAAATTGCACAAATTACatcatttttcttttataaaattctGAACTTTCCTCACCAATCCAATCTGTGACGAATCAGTTTTTAACATGGTTGTCGATCGGAGTGAATGAATCTTGTATTCTTGATTTTGGCAGGGCGAAGTGATCCACTGCTCAGGTTCCAGAAACACTGCCCCGACCCCCTTCGGAATGCTGTTCGAAGTAGCAAAACTGATCCATCTTCTTAATATAGAGCATTTAGTTAAAGTAATCTTTAAGCTTAATTATAGCGGTTACCGTAATCTCTTCTCTAGCAGTTATTTTTTTCACCCAAAAAGTCGGCAAACAAATAGTAAACATCAACACGAAGACGACTAGAATTAAATATCGTGTGACATGATATTACAATACGTACGTACCATGCACTGCCGGCAGACATGCGTGTACAGTGTCATACGCAGAACGTACCGTAGACGacacaagcaattaatttaaAACGCATAATTAAAGGCAATAGGTAGACATGTCCAGATCCTGATTATTATTCTAACCCAGGAAAACGTAGTGTACGTCCACCACTTCACCTTCCTCGCAAGGTTCTTATTCCACCCTGCAAATCAAATCAACCAAAGAAAagttgatgatctattagtaatGAAGTTAGTTAAGAGGGAGAGTTTGGTTAGTTAGTTAGGTTTTAGACAGACTTGCTGCAGTCGACGGAGGTGGAGATGGGGTAGGGGACGGTGACGCCGCACTTGCCAGGGATGCCACTGACGTTGTTGAAATTGATGCCACTGACGGAGGCGACGGTGGACTTGAGGCAGGTGCAGACCATCTGCCGGTCGGCCTTAGATTTTACAGCCGCGTTCAGGTTCCGCACGCCGTTGCAGCACGGCATCGTTGGCGCTTTCGCTACGCCTCGTGCGTACGGGATGCACGGCGCCAGGTACGCCACCACATTCCCGCACGCCAACGCCTCCGCAGTCCGTGGCGCCACCGCCAGCACGGCTGCCGACACCAGGAGCAGAGCTGCCACGAGAGGCATTGAGCGCGCCATGAGCTGGATGGATCTTCTGCGCTCGACCGGAAGTGTGTGGGGAGAAGGGCTGCCGCCGACGGTTTATATAGAAGCTTTTGGACACTGATCACAAGACTAGTCGGAGAGGGAGGTGGAAGGGGCAGTTGGAAATTTAATGCGGAACATCAGGGAGGAAATTGGAAATTGCACAAAAAAACAACGAGCAGAGAATTTCtttcataaatttattttataaaactaATCATTTTTAGGTGTATTTACGAGCAGCGTAATTATTAGTTACAGCATATTCATAAATGGGTGAATACATTTAGTGTTcggtttaataaaaaatttatttatgctcgttcatcaattaaataaataaataaatttaatgtttATGAATAAAGTTATTCTTTTGCATATTCTAATTACACTATGTTGCCCTAAACTATGGAAAAGGTAAGAATATAGCCCAAGCAATTGCCTGGGAAATTAGCAAGAATTAATTGTTTATATTTCATCGTTAATTGATGGTAGGTTTAGTCTGACCTTTGATCAATAGTAAAGACCCAACATCGAAATTGACATTAAATTCTAACCAGATCGAACAGCTAACGAAGACAGAAGCTTTAATGCAAAGAGGAGGCCCTCAAGGTCcagttcagatcctctgtccctAAATTTTTCTGTCTCCGTGTCCTCTACCGATTGAACGGACCAAATTACATCTCAagacatcatgacatctttaagatgtgtgcagtatcctcgtgatatacaagacatccttgagatgtaatctagtCCGTCCGATCGGTAATAGGACACGGGGATAGAGAAATTTGAAGACAGAGGATCCAAACTCCTCAGGGTGGGCACATGTGTAAGTGTAACCGTCAAGAGGTGAATTTGGTAAGAGCTCATGATTTGGAATTCACTCCACAATTTACCTCCCGTCTATGTACCTAAATTTAGCTTCCTTCATACCTATGGAGCCTGTTCTAGGAGTCGCTGAAGTGGTCGATCCACCCTTAATGTAAAGCTGAAGTGGAAGATAGAGCTGTAATGAATCATGCCGGAACAAATTTTATAATGtccaaatttatttgataaaataactAAGTCAAACCACGAGTCTAATATAAATCAAATAGTTAAAATGATTATTTCAGCTCGACTTGGTttcttttttatgagcttgagcttgatttaagtttgacttaagtttgattttttttttagatgttatcaagttctTAATTTAAAcgtgtttgattgtttaaaattttaattgattattaagtttgataatataatataatatatttattttaatttttttatttagtatAAGAGTTTTATTGATAATCATAGTTTATGAAaattgttcacgaatattattcACAAACGCTATTTACAAACAttgttcataaatattatttataaacatAAAGGAGAAACACATATGTGCTCAAATTTATTGgtttaatttaacaaattattcgaacttatttatttaattaattttatatgtattaaatgaatataaataaattcttactaaATCGAATATTACTTATTCGTGaaaatttagtttatttaattacaAGATGGATGAAGCTTAGGGTTTGAATCCATCAGCTTTTGAGGTTTGCAGTGGTTTAAAATTTGTATTTGTACCTGATACCTTACAAGCTAGGGCTGCTGATAAAGGTCTTACGATGAAAGGATCCGAGTTTTGGATTTGAAATCTATTAGTTTTAGTTTTCGATTCAGTTTTGAGCTGAACTTTTCAAGGAAAGTCGTCTAAGTAGTAGATACTAGACGCAATAAATTAGGTCTATTTCCCAACCTATTGAGTTTGTTAACCTATTGCGATCGTCATATGAATTATTCTGCCTCTCATCGGTTCGACCATTATTTTCAATGGAGTTAGCGTCGTTTTCTTAGTTTTTCCCCATTTATTGTAgtctttttaacaaaaaaaaaaaaaacattcgtTAAGTTGCATTTTAGTTGCATTTTCATAATTTGGATATAGTTTCTAATTATAAAATGCATAGGGTAGATGTGGtcctataataaaaaaaattaaatctattacCATAACGACTCTGAAATATCGattccacggatatggagggaggtaaatgtatATACAGAGACATTAGACCATGATAGGATAAATCCTAGGTCTTCAGTTTATCTAAAAATCGACTCCTAATTATTACGTCAGAGATGACATGTGTCCATCGTCTGCGCTATACCCTGATACACATGGTCCTCTAATCAAGAAATTATCTAGTTTGATGATAACGGGCCCCACCCCGCTGCCACGGTGAAGGTCAAAGTAAAGGTGGTCAAGGCGTAGATGGTATCGGCCGGTCAGGCAAAGAATGCCCCGACCAGGAAGAAGGCTATGATCCGCTATTGCTTCGACACGGGGAAGCAATcaaacaaccgacgctcaagggagacaatgtgcagaagtcgagccgagcgactatcccgctcggccagacaaCAGTGACATGCAGAGCTCAACTTCGGCTGGGCAGCTACCCACTCGGCCTGGCAGTAGGCTTTGGCAATAACACAGTGAACCTTCGGTCGAGCAAACACACATGGAGGAACAGCGAGGTTCCGGCCAACCAGACAGGGCAACAGGGCGGCAAAATTCAAGCCGAGCGGCCAACCTGCTCGGCCTAGCAGTACACTCCTAATGATATCcagtgatatccttttgggagttagtgccgccAACATCGGGCATGAGCTGCCAGAAGATTGTACGGAGAAAgtttccactatcacttcagagatatgctcggcccgttaacgTACTGTATCAGGGATACTTTACTGACAAATTTTTTCAAGGAAAACTATGACAAGCGTGCTcgtcttgggaagcatgcacgcgcgctACCGGAGCTTTATATAAAGGGAGGTTCAAGTATCGACGGAGATACGCAATACATacgatattcactgtttgtgctacaatagtcttcttgttgctccgcttcaTTTTTCATCGCCGGTGACTGTTTTGAGAATCGGAGGGTCAACGttgaggaccccttccctgattcGACACTGATGTAGTCTGTGTTGCAGATCCACATAGAATCCATAGGAGATCAGCATCAGCGTTACATCCCTAACTTTTCGTCTCTTCGATTTTTGGACTGAATCAGATTTAAATACCCACGCATCTTGATTATGAATGTTAGACAAGATAATATTACACATGATGTGCTCAAACTACTAAGACAATTGAGCTACTACATTAAGAGTCGTTGCGCTTCCGGATTTATTCCGGATTAATACTACACAGGCCTTCCGGATTTATTCTATTAGTAGAACCAATCAACCAAAggcctaattaaaaaaaaacataaattttacATATTGTGGGATCTTCTAGCACCCCTATCTAGCTGTCGTGTGCATTGTCTtttttgtgtgtgtttttttttcacATGCTGCTGTTTTTTCATGTCTCAAGTAcaataatttcttaaaattataCCCTATCTTTCATCCAACCCCAGACTAGATTTGTTGGTCCGCAAAAGTCCATTGAGGATTTCAGGGATAGACTATTTATAATTATGATTGAATtatgatcataatttgatcataaTTATAAATAATCCATCTCCTAATCTATTTTATTTAGACTAAAGGATCTGGTCTCCCAACTCTCCTAATGTATTATGGTCACGACACCTtctaaacattaaaaaaaaaaagaaataatggGATTGACTATGCCATCTCTATGCATAAATTTGGATCTTAGGGTCAGAAGTTCTGAGTCACGAAATTAACCTCTTACAAAGTGTAAAATAAGGCCGTGTGATCCGACACTGATTAAAGCTCTGTGTACCGAATTACCCAATGTACTAATGATAAGACAGACAAAAAATGACAAGTGATGAGTTTTTAGCATTAGGCTTTAATGGATTAGTACATGGACAGTTGGGCACCATGAATGCATTGATAATAGCCTACGTTGTAGGTAAACTatctctaataaatattattgtctACCATATGCAATAAGCTCAACCATCTATTGGTTGGATTGGACAACTCTCCAAACCTAGAGAAGAGACAATTTAATGCCTCATAATTGATGGGTAACATGGCTGTTTGAGGTAGTGGTAtgctaattaaatttaaataatttcttgTGATTATATGGAATGAGAAAGGTAGAGTTATAGAATAACAATGACTCTAATATCCAACAATATTGTAGCCCATTTAGTTTGGTTTATGGAATAAAATCACCCAGTTTAGGATATATgtgttcatatatatatatagttagtaTTTAAACGATACTGACACACTGCACTCGGGCGCGTGCTTGAGGGGGAAGTCCATGTGGGTGCCTGGAGCTCCACATCACGTGGGCCCCACACCCTTAAGTCACGCACCCCGAATTAAAGAGGTCAATTCGGATGAATTAAATTaggttttttttaatatatacttaatctttaaaataaaatttaatttaatcctaaaAAACGCtactaaattttaaattcagATCAACTTGAACTTGATCTAAAAATTTTCAATCCGAAAATCCTTTAATCCAAATCCAACTAAACAATTTTAAATTCGAAAACCTTTCAATCAGAATCCAACCcaaatttaatttgtttttaaattGATTCGGATCGAGCTCATTTTTAACACCTCTACCCCGGGTGCATTTGGCTACCTCAGCCTGGCCTTCTTGGCCACCCCTATAGGTCAACTCGGTTTATAAATTCCAGTCGGCTCTCCTAGCCCACCTAAATTGCTCGATCAATTCGAACTACCTAATTAGCTTAGCCCACCCACACCTCTCAAATTTGACAAAATCTGGTCATTCTTCAGCCATAAAGGAATCCATTACGTTTTAACCGACTAAAAGGCATTTCGAACTCCTATGAAACTGAACATTAAATATTCGATGTTCAATCAAAATCTTCAAATAGTTCAATCAGTGCAAAACAACACTAGTAGCTCTTGCAGAAGTTCAAAATTCATACCTGCATACCATTGTTGCTGCACGATGCCAAGCAAGTCGACATTTCGCTCCCACAGAGGGTCAACTTTTAGCCAAATTGAATCATCTCCACAATTGATTATCGTAAATATTCACGAATTAGAAATACTGAAATCACGAGACAGTGGAAAACACacaacacacacatatatatcaGTGTCACGAACCTAGTGATAACAAAATACTATAGCACAGATCAGATATCATATGGCATTGTTGGTTACTAAAACTTGCATTTTCATGTTTAAACAGAATTAAGAGGTGCTTCGGACAAAGTTGCAAGATAACAAGCTCCCCTAGAAGATTAGAACTCAAAGTTGCATGACAAAGTATATCTCAAAAGATTTCGTCTAGGATTGCAGTAGTCCTATGAGAAACCTTCGTTTTACCCAAGTTAGGGGGGAATCAGATGCATGTTAACTTACTAGGAATATTGTTTGTCCAAATTACTAGGAACACATTATACAAACATTGTATATCATATCAGC from Zingiber officinale cultivar Zhangliang chromosome 6B, Zo_v1.1, whole genome shotgun sequence carries:
- the LOC121993158 gene encoding non-specific lipid-transfer protein 1-like; amino-acid sequence: MARSMPLVAALLLVSAAVLAVAPRTAEALACGNVVAYLAPCIPYARGVAKAPTMPCCNGVRNLNAAVKSKADRQMVCTCLKSTVASVSGINFNNVSGIPGKCGVTVPYPISTSVDCSKVE